One Setaria italica strain Yugu1 chromosome II, Setaria_italica_v2.0, whole genome shotgun sequence DNA segment encodes these proteins:
- the LOC101785034 gene encoding UDP-glucose 4-epimerase 4, protein MAAAKEAAGPSSGRAVLVTGGAGYIGSHAVLQLLTAGFRVVVVDSLANSSEIALRRVRALAGDHARNLVFHKVDIREKDGLEKVFASARFDAVIHFAGLKAVGESVQKPLLYYDHNVVGTINLLEIMAAHGCKKLVFSSSAAVYGSPKNSPCTEDFPLIPHNPYGRTKLMAEEICRDIYHSDPEWSIILLRYFNPVGAHPSGYVGEDPCGTPNNLMPFVQQIAVGRRPSLTIFGNNYATKDGTGVRDYIHVVDLAEGHLFALRKLFESSSNIGCEAYNLGTGKGTSVLEIVNAFEKASGKKIPLVMGQRRPGDAEILFSSPAKAERELHWKAKYGITEMCRDLWNWASKHPYGYAASESPKLNGSSR, encoded by the exons ATGGCTGCGGCGAAGGAGGCGGCCGGGCCGAGCAGCGGCAGGGCGGTGCTGGTCACGGGCGGGGCGGGATACATCGGCAGCCACGCCGTGCTGCAGCTCCTCACCGCGGGcttccgcgtcgtcgtcgtcgacagCCTCGCCAACTCCTCCGAGATCGCGCTACGCCGCGTGCGCGCGCTCGCGGGGGACCACGCCAGAAACCTCGTCTTCCACAAG GTTGATATCCGTGAAAAAGATGGACTGGAAAAAGTTTTTGCTTCAGCAAG ATTTGATGCTGTTATTCATTTTGCTGGACTGAAAGCTGTTGGAGAAAGTGTGCAAAAGCCATTGCTCTATTATGATCATAATGTTGTTGGTACAATAAATCTTCTGGAAATTATGGCAGCTCATGGATGTAAGAAG TTAGTGTTCTCATCATCAGCTGCAGTTTATGGATCACCTAAGAATTCACCGTGCACAGAAGATTTTCCTCTCATTCCACATAACCCTTATGGCAGAACCAAG CTTATGGCTGAGGAGATATGCCGTGATATCTACCATTCAGATCCTGAATGGAGTATCATTTTGCTTAGGTACTTCAATCCAGTTGGGGCCCACCCCAGTGGATATGTTGGTGAAGACCCATGTGGAACTCCTAACAACCTTATGCCCTTCGTTCAGCAAATTGCTGTTGGAAGGAGGCCATCGCTAACAATATTTGGAAATAACTACGCAACAAAGGATGGGACAGGG GTTCGTGATTATATACATGTGGTTGACCTTGCTGAAGGACATCTTTTCGCATTACGAAAACTTTTTGAAAGCTCATCTAACATAG GATGTGAAGCATACAACCTTGGAACTGGAAAGGGAACTTCAGTATTGGAGATAGTCAATGCATTTGAGAAGGCTTCTGGAAAG AAAATCCCTTTGGTCATGGGTCAACGCCGCCCTGGTGATGCTGAGATTCTCTTTTCATCGCCTGCAAAAGCAGAGAGAGAGCTCCACTGGAA AGCGAAATACGGCATCACAGAAATGTGCAGAGACCTGTGGAACTGGGCTAGCAAGCACCCCTATGGATATGCAGCATCCGAGTCTCCCAAGCTCAATGGCAGTTCACGCTGA